One stretch of Punica granatum isolate Tunisia-2019 chromosome 5, ASM765513v2, whole genome shotgun sequence DNA includes these proteins:
- the LOC116209310 gene encoding very-long-chain aldehyde decarbonylase CER1-like isoform X1, producing MASRPGILTEWPWAPLGSFKYLILGPWAVHATYQFLTKGPGERDVGYFLIFPYLLFRMLHNQIWISLSRYRTAKGRKLILDKGIEFEQVDRESNWDDQILLNGILFYVGLKTIPGGAHLPFWRADGVIITALLHAGPVEFLYYWLHRALHHHFLYSRYHSHHHSSIVTEPITSVIHPFAEHIAYFLLFAIPLYTTLVLRTASIVSFSGYIAYIDFMNNMGHCNFEIIPKWLFTIFPPIKYLMYTPSFHSLHHTQFRTNYSLFMPIYDCVYGTMDKSTDATYETSVQKMEESPDVVHLTHLTNPESIYHMRLGFASLASQPQTSKSKWYLWLMWPFTVASVIFTRVCGHSFVLERNSFKQLNLQSWVVPRFNVQYLLKWRKEAINGLIEEAILDADKKGVRVLSLGLLNQGEELNGNGELYIKKHRKLRIKLVDGSSLAVAIVLKSIPKGTSQVLLCGKLNKVASALAKALCQSGVQLQVCAANENDLEKLKESVDSKFGRNLVHSTSYSPKLWIVGDGLTEEEQSKALPGTIFIPFSQLPPTKIRKDCFYHSTPAMTIPSTFKNMHSCENWLARRVMSAWRIAGIVHALEGWEGHECGGTIFDVEKAWEAALQHGFRPLMIPNAQVAFP from the exons ATGGCTTCCCGGCCAGGAATCCTCACTGAATGGCCATGGGCACCTCTTGGGAGCTTCAAG TACCTCATACTGGGGCCATGGGCGGTCCACGCCACGTACCAGTTTTTAACGAAAGGGCCAGGGGAGAGAGACGTCGGCTACTTCCTCATATTTCCCTACCTTCTATTTAGGATGCTTCACAATCAAATATGGATCTCCCTCTCACGTTACCGAACCGCCAAGGGGAGGAAGCTGATTCTCGACAAGGGCATTGAATTCGAGCAGGTCGATCGTGAAAGCAACTG GGATGACCAGATCTTGTTGAATGGGATCCTATTTTACGTAGGATTGAAGACGATCCCAGGTGGAGCCCACCTACCCTTTTGGAGGGCAGACGGTGTGATTATCACAGCTCTACTCCATGCTGGTCCCGTGGAGTTCCTCTACTACTGGCTTCACCGAGCATTGCACCACCACTTCCTTTACTCCCGCTACCATTCTCATCACCACTCTTCCATTGTCACTGAGCCCATCACTT CCGTGATCCATCCGTTTGCTGAGCATATAGCCTACTTCCTACTGTTTGCGATACCGCTATACACGACGCTGGTACTGAGGACGGCGTCCATAGTGTCCTTTTCGGGATACATAGCTTACATTGATTTCATGAACAACATGGGGCACTGCAACTTCGAGATCATCCCAAAGTGGCTCTTCACCATCTTCCCTCCAATCAAGTACTTAATGTACACCCCCTC GTTTCACTCGCTACACCACACTCAATTCAGGACGAATTACAGCCTCTTCATGCCAATCTATGACTGTGTCTACGGTACAATGGACAAGTCCACTGATGCTACGTACGAAACCTCGGTCCAGAAAATGGAAGAGTCGCCAGATGTTGTGCATTTAACCCACCTCACTAACCCCGAGTCTATATACCATATGCGACTGGGGTTCGCCTCCCTGGCTTCCCAGCCCCAGACCTCGAAGTCCAAGTGGTACCTGTGGTTGATGTGGCCCTTCACAGTTGCATCTGTCATCTTCACTCGGGTTTGCGGCCACTCCTTTGTCCTAGAGAGGAATTCCTTTAAGCAACTCAACTTGCAGTCTTGGGTAGTGCCGAGATTCAATGTACAA TATCTATTAAAGTGGAGAAAGGAAGCTATAAATGGGCTAATAGAAGAGGCCATACTCGACGCAGACAAGAAAGGAGTTCGGGTTCTTAGCTTAGGGCTTCTTAACCAG GGGGAGGAGCTAAATGGAAATGGGGAGTTGTACATCAAAAAGCACAGAAAATTGAGGATTAAGTTAGTGGATGGGAGTAGTTTGGCCGTAGCGATTGTGCTTAAAAGCATCCCCAAAGGAACGAGCCAAGTGCTCCTCTGTGGAAAATTAAACAAGGTCGCCTCTGCCTTAGCCAAAGCTCTATGCCAAAGTGGAGTTCAG TTACAGGTATGTGCAGCTAACGAGAATGACCTTGAGAAGCTTAAGGAGAGTGTTGATAGTAAATTTGGACGCAACTTGGTCCACTCAACCTCTTATTCTCCTAAG CTTTGGATAGTCGGAGATGGATTGACCGAAGAAGAACAATCAAAGGCATTGCCAGGGACAATATTCATACCGTTTTCACAGTTACCACCAACAAAAATCCGCAAAGATTGCTTCTACCATAGCACTCCTGCAATGACCATTCCTTCAACCTTCAAAAACATGCATTCTTGCGAG AACTGGTTAGCAAGAAGAGTGATGAGCGCTTGGCGCATAGCGGGGATCGTTCATGCGCTAGAAGGATGGGAAGGACATGAATGTGGGGGGACCATCTTCGATGTAGAGAAGGCGTGGGAAGCGGCTCTACAACATGGGTTCCGTCCTCTTATGATTCCGAACGCTCAAGTAGCTTTCCCCTAA
- the LOC116209310 gene encoding very-long-chain aldehyde decarbonylase CER1-like isoform X2: protein MASRPGILTEWPWAPLGSFKYLILGPWAVHATYQFLTKGPGERDVGYFLIFPYLLFRMLHNQIWISLSRYRTAKGRKLILDKGIEFEQVDRESNWDDQILLNGILFYVGLKTIPGGAHLPFWRADGVIITALLHAGPVEFLYYWLHRALHHHFLYSRYHSHHHSSIVTEPITSVIHPFAEHIAYFLLFAIPLYTTLVLRTASIVSFSGYIAYIDFMNNMGHCNFEIIPKWLFTIFPPIKYLMYTPSFHSLHHTQFRTNYSLFMPIYDCVYGTMDKSTDATYETSVQKMEESPDVVHLTHLTNPESIYHMRLGFASLASQPQTSKSKWYLWLMWPFTVASVIFTRVCGHSFVLERNSFKQLNLQSWVVPRFNVQYLLKWRKEAINGLIEEAILDADKKGVRVLSLGLLNQGEELNGNGELYIKKHRKLRIKLVDGSSLAVAIVLKSIPKGTSQVLLCGKLNKVASALAKALCQSGVQVCAANENDLEKLKESVDSKFGRNLVHSTSYSPKLWIVGDGLTEEEQSKALPGTIFIPFSQLPPTKIRKDCFYHSTPAMTIPSTFKNMHSCENWLARRVMSAWRIAGIVHALEGWEGHECGGTIFDVEKAWEAALQHGFRPLMIPNAQVAFP, encoded by the exons ATGGCTTCCCGGCCAGGAATCCTCACTGAATGGCCATGGGCACCTCTTGGGAGCTTCAAG TACCTCATACTGGGGCCATGGGCGGTCCACGCCACGTACCAGTTTTTAACGAAAGGGCCAGGGGAGAGAGACGTCGGCTACTTCCTCATATTTCCCTACCTTCTATTTAGGATGCTTCACAATCAAATATGGATCTCCCTCTCACGTTACCGAACCGCCAAGGGGAGGAAGCTGATTCTCGACAAGGGCATTGAATTCGAGCAGGTCGATCGTGAAAGCAACTG GGATGACCAGATCTTGTTGAATGGGATCCTATTTTACGTAGGATTGAAGACGATCCCAGGTGGAGCCCACCTACCCTTTTGGAGGGCAGACGGTGTGATTATCACAGCTCTACTCCATGCTGGTCCCGTGGAGTTCCTCTACTACTGGCTTCACCGAGCATTGCACCACCACTTCCTTTACTCCCGCTACCATTCTCATCACCACTCTTCCATTGTCACTGAGCCCATCACTT CCGTGATCCATCCGTTTGCTGAGCATATAGCCTACTTCCTACTGTTTGCGATACCGCTATACACGACGCTGGTACTGAGGACGGCGTCCATAGTGTCCTTTTCGGGATACATAGCTTACATTGATTTCATGAACAACATGGGGCACTGCAACTTCGAGATCATCCCAAAGTGGCTCTTCACCATCTTCCCTCCAATCAAGTACTTAATGTACACCCCCTC GTTTCACTCGCTACACCACACTCAATTCAGGACGAATTACAGCCTCTTCATGCCAATCTATGACTGTGTCTACGGTACAATGGACAAGTCCACTGATGCTACGTACGAAACCTCGGTCCAGAAAATGGAAGAGTCGCCAGATGTTGTGCATTTAACCCACCTCACTAACCCCGAGTCTATATACCATATGCGACTGGGGTTCGCCTCCCTGGCTTCCCAGCCCCAGACCTCGAAGTCCAAGTGGTACCTGTGGTTGATGTGGCCCTTCACAGTTGCATCTGTCATCTTCACTCGGGTTTGCGGCCACTCCTTTGTCCTAGAGAGGAATTCCTTTAAGCAACTCAACTTGCAGTCTTGGGTAGTGCCGAGATTCAATGTACAA TATCTATTAAAGTGGAGAAAGGAAGCTATAAATGGGCTAATAGAAGAGGCCATACTCGACGCAGACAAGAAAGGAGTTCGGGTTCTTAGCTTAGGGCTTCTTAACCAG GGGGAGGAGCTAAATGGAAATGGGGAGTTGTACATCAAAAAGCACAGAAAATTGAGGATTAAGTTAGTGGATGGGAGTAGTTTGGCCGTAGCGATTGTGCTTAAAAGCATCCCCAAAGGAACGAGCCAAGTGCTCCTCTGTGGAAAATTAAACAAGGTCGCCTCTGCCTTAGCCAAAGCTCTATGCCAAAGTGGAGTTCAG GTATGTGCAGCTAACGAGAATGACCTTGAGAAGCTTAAGGAGAGTGTTGATAGTAAATTTGGACGCAACTTGGTCCACTCAACCTCTTATTCTCCTAAG CTTTGGATAGTCGGAGATGGATTGACCGAAGAAGAACAATCAAAGGCATTGCCAGGGACAATATTCATACCGTTTTCACAGTTACCACCAACAAAAATCCGCAAAGATTGCTTCTACCATAGCACTCCTGCAATGACCATTCCTTCAACCTTCAAAAACATGCATTCTTGCGAG AACTGGTTAGCAAGAAGAGTGATGAGCGCTTGGCGCATAGCGGGGATCGTTCATGCGCTAGAAGGATGGGAAGGACATGAATGTGGGGGGACCATCTTCGATGTAGAGAAGGCGTGGGAAGCGGCTCTACAACATGGGTTCCGTCCTCTTATGATTCCGAACGCTCAAGTAGCTTTCCCCTAA
- the LOC116206994 gene encoding very-long-chain aldehyde decarbonylase CER1-like, whose translation MAWLQYVVLAPWAIYNTYKFMFSEGNDRDFSTFLILPFLLWRMLHNQIWISLSRYRTAKGNNRILDKGIEFEQVDREGTWDDQIIFNGMLFYLGIMILPGSTKLPLWRTDGVIMTLLLHAGPVEFLYYWLHRALHHHFLYSRYHSHHHSSIVTEPITSVVHPFAEHIAYFVLFGIPLLTTLFTRMASITSSFGYITYIDLMNNLGHCNFELVPKWFFSCFPGLKYLMYTPSFHSLHHTQFRTNYSLFMPIYDYVYGTMDKTSDQLYETSLRREEESPDVVFLTHLTTPESIYHLQLGFASVASKPYQPTWYIWCLWPVTLWSMVLTWIFGQTFVVERNCFNKFKLQTWAIPKYSIQYGLQWQKESINELIKEAVLEAERKGTKVLCLGLLNQEEELNRYGELNVQRHPNLKVKVVDGSSLAVAVVLNTIPKDTKQILLRGNLTKVSYAIAFALSRKGIEVTLLHEDEYQKLNKAFNNQSKSNISLLNDQDPKIWLVGDGSTKEEQLKAPKGTLFIPFSQFPPKKVRNDCIYHVTPAMTAPHSFENMHSCENWLPRRVMSAWRIAGIIHALEGFEEHECGYTMSQIDKIWQASLRHGFQPLGTSNNIKGS comes from the exons GGCCATCTACAACACCTACAAGTTCATGTTCAGTGAAGGGAATGACAGAGACTTCTCTACATTTCTGATATTACCGTTCCTGCTGTGGAGGATGCTTCACAACCAGATATGGATAAGTTTGTCCCGCTATCGGACTGCCAAGGGCAATAATCGGATTCTCGATAAGGGCATTGAATTCGAGCAAGTCGACCGTGAAGGAACCTG GGACGATCAGATAATATTCAATGGGATGTTGTTCTATCTTGGGATTATGATCCTGCCCGGATCGACGAAGTTGCCTTTATGGAGGACCGACGGGGTGATCATGACGTTACTCCTGCATGCAGGACCAGTGGAGTTCCTCTACTACTGGCTCCACCGGGCGCTGCACCACCACTTCCTCTACTCCCGTTACCACTCCCATCACCATTCCTCCATCGTCACCGAGCCCATTACCT CCGTGGTCCATCCATTTGCAGAGCACATAGCATATTTCGTGCTGTTCGGGATCCCCTTGCTGACGACACTTTTCACCAGAATGGCTTCGATTACATCCTCCTTCGGCTACATTACATACATCGACCTTATGAACAACTTGGGTCACTGCAATTTCGAACTTGTTCCTAAGTGGTTCTTCTCATGCTTTCCGGGTCTCAAGTACCTCATGTACACCCCCTC GTTTCACTCTTTGCATCATACACAATTCAGGACCAACTACTCCCTCTTCATGCCGATATATGATTACGTCTATGGAACGATGGACAAGACCTCAGATCAACTGTATGAAACCTCACTCAGAAGAGAGGAAGAGTCGCCTGATGTGGTGTTTCTGACACATCTCACGACCCCTGAGTCGATCTACCATCTTCAGCTTGGATTCGCATCTGTTGCCTCTAAACCATATCAGCCAACATGGTACATATGGTGTCTGTGGCCTGTGACTCTATGGTCCATGGTGCTCACTTGGATTTTCGGTCAAACATTTGTGGTCGAGAGGAATTGCTTCAATAAATTTAAGCTTCAAACTTGGGCCATTCCGAAATACAGCATACAA TATGGCCTTCAATGGCAAAAGGAGTCCATCAATGAACTTATCAAGGAAGCCGTATTGGAAGCAGAGCGAAAGGGCACCAAAGTACTATGTCTCGGTCTCCTGAATCAG GAGGAGGAGCTTAACAGATACGGTGAACTTAACGTGCAAAGGCATCCAAACCTCAAAGTGAAGGTGGTTGACGGGAGCAGTTTAGCAGTCGCAGTAGTGCTAAACACCATCCCGAAAGATACCAAGCAGATTCTCCTCAGAGGAAACTTGACAAAGGTCTCTTATGCCATTGCATTTGCTCTGTCTCGGAAGGGAATTGAG GTAACTTTACTGCACGAAGATGAGTACCAGAAACTCAACAAAGCATTTAACAACCAATCGAAGAGTAATATATCACTCTTAAATGATCAGGATCCAAAG ATCTGGTTGGTCGGAGATGGATCAACGAAAGAAGAACAGCTGAAGGCTCCAAAAGGGACGTTATTCATTCCCTTCTCACAATTTCCGCCGAAGAAAGTACGAAACGATTGCATCTACCATGTTACACCAGCAATGACCGCTCCTCACTCATTCGAGAATATGCATTCTTGTGAG AACTGGTTGCCCCGAAGAGTGATGAGTGCATGGCGCATTGCAGGGATAATTCATGCCTTAGAAGGGTTCGAGGAGCATGAATGCGGATACACAATGTCCCAGATTGACAAAATTTGGCAAGCCAGTCTCCGCCATGGGTTTCAACCGCTAGGGACTTCAAACAACATAAAAGGATCGTGA